In the genome of Rhodoligotrophos defluvii, one region contains:
- the arfB gene encoding alternative ribosome rescue aminoacyl-tRNA hydrolase ArfB → MIPITDSIAIDESEIEESFIRASGPGGQNVNKVATAVQIRFDLAGSANLPDDLKQRAARLAGRKLTREGVIVITAARFRTQERNREDAVARLVALLQQAAVRPTIRRPNRPTRASKQRRLAAKSRRSAIKSFRGRATVPPEE, encoded by the coding sequence ATGATCCCCATCACCGACAGCATCGCCATCGATGAGAGCGAGATCGAGGAAAGCTTCATCCGCGCCTCCGGCCCGGGCGGGCAGAACGTGAACAAGGTCGCGACCGCCGTGCAGATCCGCTTCGACTTGGCGGGCTCGGCGAACCTCCCGGACGACCTGAAGCAGCGCGCCGCCCGCCTCGCCGGCCGCAAGCTCACCCGGGAGGGCGTCATCGTCATCACCGCCGCCCGCTTCCGCACCCAGGAGCGCAATCGCGAGGATGCGGTGGCCCGCCTCGTCGCCCTGCTGCAACAGGCGGCGGTTCGCCCCACCATCCGGCGCCCCAACCGGCCGACGCGCGCGTCCAAGCAGCGGCGCCTCGCCGCCAAATCCCGCCGCAGCGCGATAAAATCCTTCCGCGGCCGCGCCACTGTCCCACCCGAGGAATAA